From one Catharus ustulatus isolate bCatUst1 chromosome 1, bCatUst1.pri.v2, whole genome shotgun sequence genomic stretch:
- the LOC116996338 gene encoding feather beta keratin-like, whose protein sequence is MACYDICRPCGPTPLANSCNEPCALQCQDSRVIINPSPVLVTLPGPIMTSFPQNTAVGSTSSAAVGSELNAQGQPISGGFGGFGGFGYGRGFGYGLGYGYGLGGLGCYGRRGGYIC, encoded by the coding sequence ATGGCCTGCTACGACATCTGCCGTCCCTGCGGacccaccccgctggccaacagctgcaacgagccctgtgccctgcaatgccaggaCTCTCGTGTCATCATCaacccttcccctgtgctggtcaccctgccaggacccatcatgacctccttcccccagaacaccgcCGTCGGATCCACCTCCTCGGCTGCTGTTGGGAGTGAACTCAATGCCCAGGGACAACCCATCTCTGGTGGATTTGGTGGCTTTGGTGGCTTTGGTTATGGCCGTGGATTTGGCTATGGGCTGGGCTATGGCTATGGGCTGGGAGGCCTGGGCTGCTATGGCAGAAGGGGCGGCTACATCTGCTAA
- the LOC116996417 gene encoding feather beta keratin-like, translating into MACYDICRPCGPTPLANSCNEPCALQCQDSRVIINPSPVLVTLPGPIMTSFPQNTAVGSTSSAAVGTELSVQGQPISGGFGGFGYGLGYGRGFGYGLGGLGCYGRRGGYNC; encoded by the coding sequence ATGGCCTGCTACGACATCTGCCGTCCCTGCGGacccaccccgctggccaacagctgcaacgagccctgtgccctgcaatgccaggaCTCTCGTGTCATCATCaacccttcccctgtgctggtcaccctgccaggacccatcatgacctccttcccccagaacaccgcCGTTGGATCCACCTCCTCAGCTGCCGTGGGCACTGAGCtcagtgtgcagggacagcccatctCTGGTGGATTTGGTGGCTTTGGCTATGGCCTTGGCTATGGGCGTGGATTTGGCTATGGGCTGGGAGGCCTGGGCTGCTATGGCAGAAGGGGTGGCTACAACTGCTGA
- the LOC116996334 gene encoding feather beta keratin-like, translating to MACYDICRPCGPTPLANSCNEPCALQCQDSRVIINPSPVLVTLPGPIMTSFPQNTAVGSTSSAAVGTELSVQGQPISGGFGGFGGFGYGRGFGYGLGYGYGLGGLGCYGRRGGYIC from the coding sequence ATGGCCTGCTACGACATCTGCCGTCCCTGCGGacccaccccgctggccaacagctgcaacgagccctgtgccctgcaatgccaggaCTCTCGTGTCATCATCaacccttcccctgtgctggtcaccctgccaggacccatcatgacctccttcccccagaacaccgcCGTTGGATCCACCTCTTCGGCTGCCGTGGGCACTGAGCtcagtgtgcagggacagcccatctCTGGTGGATTTGGTGGCTTTGGTGGCTTTGGCTATGGCCGTGGATTTGGCTATGGGCTGGGCTATGGCTACGGGCTGGGAGGCCTGGGCTGCTACGGCAGAAGGGGTGGCTACATCTGCTAA
- the LOC116996427 gene encoding feather keratin B-4-like has protein sequence MACYDSCRPCGPTPLANSCNEPCALQCQDSRVIINPSPVLVTLPGPIMTSFPQNTAVGSTSSAAVGTELSVQGQPISGGFGGFGGFGYGRGFGYGLGCYGRRGGYIC, from the coding sequence ATGGCCTGCTACGACAGCTGCCGTCCCTGCGGacccaccccgctggccaacagctgcaacgagccctgtgccctgcaatgccaggaCTCTCGTGTCATCATCaacccttcccctgtgctggtcaccctgccaggacccatcatgacctccttcccccagaacaccgcCGTTGGATCCACCTCCTCGGCTGCCGTGGGCACTGAGCtcagtgtgcagggacagcccatctCTGGTGGCTTTGGTGGCTTTGGTGGCTTTGGCTATGGCCGTGGATTTGGCTATGGGCTGGGCTGCTATGGCAGAAGGGGTGGTTACATTTGCTAA
- the LOC116996393 gene encoding feather keratin B-4-like, whose amino-acid sequence MACYDLCQPCGPTPLANSCNEPCALQCQDSRVIINPSPVQVTLPGPIMTSFPQNTAVGSTSSAAVGTELSVQGQPISGGFGGFGGFGYGRGFGYGLGCGYGLGGLGCYGRRGGYNC is encoded by the coding sequence ATGGCCTGCTACGACCTCTGCCAACCCTGCGGacccaccccgctggccaacagctgcaacgagccctgtgccctgcaatgccaggaCTCTCGTGTCATCATCAACCCTTCCCCTGTGCaggtcaccctgccaggacccatcatgacctccttcccccagaacaccgcCGTTGGATCCACCTCCTCGGCTGCCGTGGGCACTGAGCtcagtgtgcagggacagcccatctCTGGTGGCTTTGGCGGCTTTGGCGGCTTTGGCTATGGCCGTGGATTTGGCTacgggctgggctgtggctaCGGGCTGGGAGGCCTGGGCTGCTACGGCAGAAGGGGTGGCTACAATTGCTAA
- the LOC116996388 gene encoding feather keratin B-4-like encodes MACYDLCRPCGPTPLANSCNEPCALQCQDSRVVIQPSPVQVTLPGPIMTSFPQNTAVGSTSSAAMGTELSVQGQPISGGFGGFGGFGYGRGFGYGLGYGYGLGGLGCYGRRGGYNC; translated from the coding sequence ATGGCCTGCTACGACCTCTGCCGACCCTGCGGacccaccccgctggccaacagctgcaacgagccctgtgccctgcaatgccaggaTTCCCGTGTTGTTATCCAGCCTTCTCCTGTGCaggtcaccctgccaggacccatcaTGACCTCCTTCCCTCAGAACACCGCCGTTGGATCCACCTCCTCGGCTGCCATGGGCACTGAGCtcagtgtgcagggacagcccatctCTGGTGGCTTTGGTGGCTTTGGTGGCTTTGGCTATGGCCGTGGATTTGGTTATGGGCTGGGCTATGGCTATGGGCTGGGAGGCCTGGGCTGCTATGGCAGAAGAGGTGGCTACAACTGCTAA